A genomic stretch from Oreochromis niloticus isolate F11D_XX linkage group LG11, O_niloticus_UMD_NMBU, whole genome shotgun sequence includes:
- the LOC109204055 gene encoding uncharacterized protein LOC109204055, whose translation MVIANNVIRLQEIQRRVIEDDHLFRGINAISLSTIDRILRKNQFRMKQAYQVPFERNSDRVKNQRVEYVQRIFEIEGRPVPHEMIFVDEAGFNLTKRRKRGRNIIDHRAIVNVPGQRGGNVTMCAAISQRGVLHRHAVLGPYNTMLLLAFLDGLRQHMFQLDYREPAQPEQPHYVVVWDNVSFHRAALVRDWFTNNPRFSNIFLPAYSPFLNPIEELFSAWRWKVYDREPCVRVHLLQAMEEACLDISVDACQGWIRHARGFYPRCLAGANIACDVDEILWPDPDQRQDAVVG comes from the exons ATGGTAATTGCAAATAATGTAATCCGCCTGCAAGAGATTCAAAGGAGAGTGATTGAGGATGATCATCTTTTTCGAGGCATAAATGCCATCAGCCTCTCCACAATTGACCGCATCCTCCGAAAGAATCAATTCCGGATGAAACAGGCATACCAAGTCCCTTTCGAACGAAACTCTGACAGAGTGAAAAACCAACGTGTGGAATATGTTCAG AGAATCTTTGAGATTGAAGGACGGCCTGTTCCCCATGAAATGATCTTTGTGGATGAGGCAGGTTTTAACCTgaccaaaagaaggaaaagggggaggaaCATAATTGACCATCGGGCTATTGTAAATGTCCCTGGTCAGCGTGGGGGGAATGTCACTATGTGCGCAGCCATCAGCCAACGAGGGGTACTCCACCGCCATGCCGTACTAGGACCCTATAACACTATGCTTCTCCTTGCTTTTCTTGATGGTTTAAGACAACATATGTTCCAGCTGGACTACAGGGAACCAGCACAGCCAGAGCAGCCTCACTACGTTGTTGTGTGGGATAACGTCAGCTTCCATCGCGCTGCTCTGGTTCGTGACTGGTTTACCAATAACCCAAGGTTTTCTAATATCTTTCTGCCTGCATACTCCCCCTTTCTGAACCCGATAGAGGAGTTATTTTCGGCATGGCGGTGGAAAGTGTATGACCGAGAACCTTGTGTCCGTGTTCACCTCCTTCAGGCCATGGAAGAGGCCTGCCTAGACATATCAGTAGATGCATGCCAGGGGTGGATCAGGCATGCAAGAGGATTTTACCCCCGCTGCCTGGCTGGGGCCAATATAGCCtgtgatgtggatgagattcTCTGGCCTGACCCAGACCAAAGACAAGATGCTGTGGTGGGATAA